TGCATGAGAAGCCTATAGATGCAAAGTTATGTTTCTTGTGGTTCAGAGTTAAAACAGGGGGTGCAGAATATGAGCACACTGCATAATGGATGTAAGTGTCTCCCAGGAATAAGGGATTAGACATTGAAGCAAAGCCAGCGCTGCTTGCTAAAGTCTAGATCCAAGTCAGTCAGTGGCAGTCAGCCTCTGCAGAACGAGTGCCATTTCAATAATATGACCCACTGCAGTACTGCcatcataatgtttttttttgtgtgttttgaaatGTGTAATGTAGTTATAAAAGGCATAGTatgccccccccccttttttagCTTACTGATTGTAATGTTACAGTGCTTTTATATTTAATCACATTGTTTTTAGTTGGCAAAACTAATGGCTAATCAATTGACAGTGATCCTCAGGTGTTAGCTGTGTTGACTAACCCAACTGACAGTGACATCTTCAGTTACatggcaattaaaaaaaaaaaaagagagataatAAAGTTATGGTCCTCTTCCTTCAAAGGAATTCCTAGGCATCTGGTCAAGGTCTTTGAGGATGGCTGCTGAACAGTTGGAAAACAATAACTGCGTATTTGATGAGTCAGACTGAGAGCAAGAAGTAAAACAAGGAGCatagtagggctgctcgattatgaaCAAAATCATAATcccaattattttggtcaatatttaacacaattactcattgtctttaaaatttaaattatgattaattgcacagccctagagGACACACAGACAATAATTAATATCCACAATAGTTGCGGGTctgccattttcttttcttttttgtgatcttttttttattgccgGGTCTGCCATTTTCTGAAATTATAGCATGCACATTGACGTTTCAATTACTTGATCTTCATCAGCTTCAGTCTCaaattttacacatttttagaGATTATTTTGAACTTTAAACAGTCTATGATTCTGTCTCAAGTTACTCTGACATCCACTGAGAGGACTTTATAAATGTTGTTTAAATGCCTGTATGTCTTGTTGTTGAAGGGGCGACAGGGAGATTATCTTCTTTTttacccgtgtgtgtgtgtgtgtgtgtgtgtgtgtgtgtgtgtgtgtgtgtgtgtgtgtgtgtgtgtgtgtgtgtgtgtgtgtgtgtgtgtgtgttgatgttcGGGTCATTTATGCCAACAGGAAGAGTGTAAATGGAGCTTGGTGAGTGGAACGGGATGGGTCAAATCCTCTTAGTGTTTGGTCACTCCACTCCTCTCCCCTGTCACCATCATCTTTAGAGTACCACAAATCGGAATGTGTTGTTAACATTTGGTAGCTAGAGTGTTCACTTCCTCCACTTAGTGAAAGCCACAATCTGTAATCAGTCTGGGGAGCAGGAGCACGGACACCCCACCCTTCATCTTGGGGGATAGAAACATGGTGTGTAAGCCATTTGAACAACAGCACAAATGTAGGTCATGAAAGTAACATTGTCTTGGAACAAACAGCTGTGCAGTGCTGTTTTAAATAGGCATTTGGCTGATCTTTAAAGTAAGGATGCATCTAACCCATCTTTTCTCTCTTCTATGGAATTCAATATCTAAACTCAGCATATTGGCTGCCATTTTTAGGCTTATGAACATTTTAACTATATTGTTCTCATAAAGTTGCATTGTTACAATTTTACAACACAAGTCTAAGTATTTGGGCTAAACCATGACCATTTAATAAAATACACCCGTTCACTGCATTCCTACTTTGAATTATTTAGAAATACAGCATTTAGCATCTTGCTGAgggacattttaaaagtatgaCTATGAAAATATATGCCGCATATATTTCTGTtgaggtgtgcatgtgtgtgtgaaatgaagAAAATCCAAATGACTACTGAGTTTCCACAGTTCTGTAGAAAGGCCTGCACACCCACAGAGGTGATATCAGTTATTCTGGTTGATTAAATTTCTTTTCAGCTTGACTTTTAAGGTTGAAGCTTTGCTGAGATCAACTACATGTACCTAAAATACTCATAACGGTGCAATTTGTCCCGCCTTAGCAGGTGCAGCAAATTTAGGAGAGTCAGGGAGATGTCTGCACAGAGAAGGCGTAATCAGCCCAAATAACTCAAACTAAAAACTGTAATTGTAGCTAGTCACAATACAACCCGGGACAGTTGGCTATTAAGCAAAAAAGTGTTACTTTGGAGATGGATTAATGATAGTAACTGTTTTGTTTGGATtttaaacagcaaaaaaaatgtaaaggaaCTGTGATGGATGGATATCTTACACTGTGTTTTAAACAGCTTTTCCTTTGTATTCTTTTCTTTATCTTTCATATCTTGAACATCTTTTGTACATCTTTTATCTGCATTTTGATAAATCAGCAGACAGCAGGATTGCTCCAGGGTTGCTCCTCTGTAACTGACCCTGTGCAGCTAAGAGAATTTCACAATGGCGATCAATAACGTATTTGATTATTTATCATCCCtctccattctctctctctcccgcgtgcacactctctctcttttcctctctttgaCACCCTTTGTTACTCAGCTTGGTGTATTGGCTGTCTCTTCATTAGGCTTCTTGGTGATTTTACAGTGCAGAGGAAATCAATTCACATAATACACAAAGAGAATCCATTTTCTTGAGCAGTAAAGCAAAACAACTTTCTGTGCATTTTCATTGCGTGCTACACACTGTATTTTCTAGTCTTTTAGAAATGCACACAGTCCATAGAGCAAAAGAATGAAGTGCTCGTGACCTTCCCCTTTCCCATACATAATAAAGTGGCCAGGGAGTGTATAAGTAATATATGTTCTTTTACTTTACAATGTTATCTTACTATTACCAGCCAATAAAACCATCACAACATTTGAACAACTCCAACCTTTCTAATTTAACATCAAGAAAAACTGTCCTTTCCCTTTCTGATTTTTTTCCAATTGGTTATGCTTTTAAGTTATGCCTCCCTCCCTTTGTCCCATTGAATTATCTTGTTTCATCAGGCAATGTAATTAAGGaactaagattattttttgggcttttccacccttaatttttgacaggacagctaggtgagaaagagggggaagacatgcaggaaattgtcacaggtcggattcgaaccctggacctctgtgtcgaggcataaacttctcagtacatgtgctcctgctctaccactgatccAACCCTGCCACAGGAACCAAGATGCTCTTAAATACAGTTTTCTTGTTCATTAGTAAGTCATCCATGTCTTAGAGCATGACCATTTAATGCTACACAGGTAATGGGCTGGACACACTCCAGTCCACTGAGCTACCAGTGGATTGTTTATACAAGCATAACTCATTCAAACCtctaaaaatgtaatatttataatTAGTATTGGTTAAAAATAGTGAAGACAGGCCAACATTGTCTTAAAAAACCAATGACTTAGAAAGCACATCTATTAGAAAATAGTCTAGAAACTATATGGAAATGAGGTAATTTCTTTATAGCAACTTAGCAAAATCCTTGTGGGACATGGAACTATTTGTTTTAGtgagtgcagctttaattaatCATACCATTGTTATAAGGAGGTGTCCATTGTGatcacatttcattttaattaaaggATGATTCTGTGTATGGCTATCTTAATATTGCCCAATGTAAATAAGCACTTAATACGGGTAAATAATAGTATGCTTTTTAGCAACCTAGCTTGTGGTCTCACATTGTAAAATGCCAAATCATTGTGTGCTGATTCACGTATTCATGAGGAAGTATAATCACATGTTAGGTTGGAAAAGTCTTTCTTTAAAAGTACAGAGCTTTGACAGCAGAGTATTTATAACATTGTTTTGTTGCTGCTAATGTTCATGCTTTGTCAGTATGTTATGCTTATTTGGGGCGGGGTGAGACAGCCAGTTTTGTCTATGCTAGGAAATTAATCATTTAGAGTACTTTGTCAACACTACTTCTAAGCCTTTCTGcctttcacacagacacagaggggtCTGTCTTTTAATATACTGAATGTCAAGTTTACCTTATAGCTTGAAtctgtaatgtaatttaaaaatattgtaTCATTATTGTGTCTCGTCTGCACTGttgagatttttgcacacaGGCAGTACATTTGCCTAGCTTCACTCTTTTTGTCCTTAGTGCATTATTTAAGACCGTTAGAAACTGAATCATTGTCCAACATTAAGTCAGATTGGATGGCATGTCTTTACAGAATAAGGCCATGCTTGATTTAAGTCACTGTGCACAAGAGAAACATCCTTACACCTGAATATTCAGTGTAAGGTTTAAACTTTGATTCATATGGCTTCTTTCAACCAAACAGTCGACGTTTGGTGTAGTTGGGACACATTTAGCAGCCAAACATATGTATTACAATGCGTATCTTGCTGCAAGCATTGTGACAGAATTAGATCAAAAAGTGAAGGACTATTCCCTAGAATTCAAAAAGACTTGATCTCTGCTCGTGTTACTAAAGCTTGTTTCAAACAGCAGTTTTTAGCTTCTCTCCACTAAGATATTTATTGTCCTTGAGGGCTGTGTGTCTTGgtttcacttttgttttttttcttctcagtcAGCTAGATAGCTTTTCAGCAGGAGAAACCTTGTGACATTAAGCCAGCAGTGTAGTTTTGGTACAGCAGGCTCCCAGGCTAGGCTAGCGGTGCTGCAGAACCAAAGATAAACCGAATGAGGCAACTATCAGTTTTCCCACTCAGTGTTTCTGTAATGACATACGTGTGGTGTTAAGGTGTGGATGGGGTTGTTGCCAATTTCTGTCCGAAGCAAGACATGTAGGTGAGGTTGAAATAGGTGGAGTAATTCTTTTATTCCATGTTGGTGGTTAACATTTGGGAATAGGAAAAGTACAAACTAGAGGTGAGTGCTTTTGTACATTTCCTTTCCACTCTTTACGTGTATGTATACACATAAGGTATGTTTGACATCAAGCCATAATGTCACATGAGACAAAttggtttcttttcttttacctCATCCTGGGCATGATGTATCCCTGCTCAAAATGTTAAAGCAATGTTAATTCAAAGAACAACGGATGATGTGGGTCTGCAAGCTTAGTTAAATAACCGGCATTAGTCACAGTAAAAGCTACAACCTCGAAATTATTTTAGTAATTATTGTAACTTAAAAAAGCTgatgtgacaaaaacaagtaCAATTAAATACCTATTAAACAAACAGCACATGCACATCATAGCAGTGTCACCtatacaatacagtatatagGGCATTGACATGCTAATTTATATGAAGCCTAATACAACCCTCGATTAGTAGAACcgtctctttgtttgtttgtgtgtgtttctacagTATATCCCAAGAAAAGACCTTTAGAGGTTTGGAGAATTTGCTGTATAAGGtacaaaatatacaatatatgcaTATACATACACTCAGTATTATGAGTATGTGGTAGAAAACTTTGCATGTGAACACATACGTAACTTTACATGCATGTTAAATTAATTAGCTAGACCAAAATTTCATCCATTTTAACGtacacaataaaatgtaactCAAGGTCCTCTAATTGATCATTCAATGCAGCTCAAACCCCATTACTGTAGGCCCCCTCCATAGCAGAGGacatgaaatcgatcattgagcTGGGATATTTGCATTGCCCAGTCATTCCAGTAGCTTGCAGATCTGCAATAATTGCTGAAGCAATCTGAACTGATGCACTTGTGATGACTGCAATTAGTAGATTATATTAGGGTCAGCACTTGAAGGTGTGACTAGTGGCTAAAATCACCAGGTTTAAGATACTTCAGGAGCCTCTGACCTTTCTGAAGAAACGTTGTGCTGTCTTTAGTTGTTTGTATGTGGCCAAATTTTTTGCATGAACATATGAAATCACTGAAGTAAAAAATGACCGGCTGGCTCCAGTCCAGCCAATGTAGAGAGTTGTTCTGGAGCCCTGCAGTCAGTTCCTGAAACACCTTTTTCCAGCCTATGTATcacagcattttatttttgtttccttttgtagaGTGTCTTTATTGTGTGTTGTGGTTGGAATGGATGAAAAGCAGAGTTTGATAAAATGTGACTTTGAGTCCGTCATGTTTTAGATTTGGATTTGTGTCGCAAGATGAGATTTCCTTCTTTCAAAATTTGGCCATTTACCTTTCTCACTAGCATCTTTATtcaattctattttatttatagtgtcaaatcacagcCAAACATATGTTATATGGAGTTATcccaggacactttacagatagagtaggtctagaacaCACTATAATTTATACTTGCATCAGCTGTGCAAATAGACTCGTCTTCATGCTGTGTCCGATCAGGGAGTTAACACCTCTGTCTCTGTGACTCTGCTTCTGTCCATCTAGGTGCCCATGTGCTGGTTCCTTAGGCCCATCCATTACTGCAGATGAATCTTCAGCTGCTTTGGTGTAGCTCAGCACCCAGATAGTCCCATCCCCTTTGCGTGGGTGACAAGGGACTACATTAACCCAGGATGCCCTCCTCTGTAAGGGCAGGGAGCCTGAAGGATCCGGATGTGGCTGAGCTTTTCTTCAAAGAAGACCCAGAAAAGCTTTTCTCTGACCTCCGAGAGATTGGCCATGGCAGCTTTGGCGCTGTTTACTTTGTAAGGCAACTACATCTTCACGCTGACtcataaaaaagagaaatgtaatTTATAGATTTATTATAGATGTTAATCAGGGATATGATAATACAGGAAAACTTTATTCAGTATATTAGGGGTGACTCTGAAAAGTCGACTATTTGAAAACTTGATCTAAGAAGCCTCATTCTGACTGCTAATCTAAAACGCGAATTGTCGCAGTGGCGGAAAATGTGATTATGAAACAGGATCATTCCATTCGGGCTATATTATTCCAAGAAATCATGATATATGGCCTATGGCctattttgaaatacatttattaatcagaGCACTAACATAAGAACATATTACGATAGATGAAGAATTACAATTTATAAACAGTTATCTATCAAAATCAGCAGGGGGAGGAGCTTAGAAACAGCTATTGCGGCTTGCAGCACTGTCGTTGACTGTCCCCTCACTCCCCTTTCGTTTCCCTTCTGTCTGTGGAGTGCTAcaatggggggtggggggcgggGGGCCATTTAATTGGGGCCAAAAGTTCTGTTTACAACCATGAAAAGCAAGCAGGGTAACTAAGTGACTCAATCTCCTCCGCTCCCACAGCGAagttgtgattattttgactgatattgcaattgcgatattggagggaatgattattttcattttcattgaaaaacatattcaaattgTTGTGGTGTGATTTCTTTGTGAggaaacaaagatgttttcttaagtCTGTAGAATATGATGTGTAAGCCAGGACATCTCTGCAGCTCGACagtattgaatttaaaatgggATTTCGACAATCATTTCACCTTCAACACTCTTGTGATTTAAGAATTGTAGTAGGCTGTATAGCAATTTTGATAATATGTTGATTAATTGTTTAGCCCTACTTACAATTTGCCAGAGTTTGTCTAACACTTACTAACTGTAAGTTATTTTTACCACCTCATGTTGGAGTTTAATAACACAAAGGTACAGTGGAGTGATATGACTCACCCTAGCTTTCTGATCTGACTTTTTGTTCTTGAACACTACACACAGTGTGGTTTAAAAACGTACAAGAGGTCTTGAAAAACCACATCCTCGATGAGAGAAAATGTACAGAGAAttagatgtactgtatgttatggtTGAAATGTGTACTGACAGTGAACTTTGTGTTTCCCAGGCACGGGATGTACGCACAAATGAGGTGGTGGCAATTAAAAAGATGTCCTACAATGGCAAACAGTCTAATGAGGTGAGATGAGATAGTTCAAACCTTAACCATAAACATTTTCACACAGAATGGGAAGTATTTTACTTTGAACATTaacaaattatttatattttagtttgtaAATGTATCAAACCATGACCATACACCTCGcatcgtttttttgtgtgtttctgacaGTACAAGATCTTGACATTTATCTTTTATATAACGAATGTTGTGCTGATATCATCAATGAATATTCATGTCAAATAGTGAAAGGtcacccgtgtgtgtgtgtgtgtgtgtgtgtgtgtgtgtgtgtgtgtgtgtgtgtgtgtgtgtgtgtgtgtgtgtgtgtgtgtgtgtgtgtgtgtgtgtgtgtgtgtgtgtgtgtgtgtgtgtgtgtgtgtgtgtgtgtgtgtgtgtgtgtatgctttcACTGTCCCAGGTACAGTTCACTCTGCTCATGATTTCAGATTAGCTATAATGAGATTACACATAATCTGTGAGAGAACCACCATACACCTATTTCCACTAAAAGACAATCTTCTgcgcacacacatatgcagtcACCTCCAATGCATAAATCCAAGCAATGCATTGCCTGTTTTGTTTCCCTTCTTTCCTCCGACAGAAATGGCAGGATATTATAAAGGAGGTAAAGTTTCTCCAGAGGATCCGGCACCCCAACAGTATAGAATACAAAGGTTGTTACCTCCGTGAGCACACAGCATGGGTAAGTCACCTGTTAACAACAATTTACAACTGGAACATGATCTCATTATACAATGTGTAAGGGTATCTATACATTGCTATTCTTGACTTTATCTCTTGTTTCCAGCTGGTGATGGAGTACTGTCTCGGCTCAGCCTCCGATCTGCTAGAAGGTGAGCAggtgttgcatgtttttttgtgaacAAATTTGACCCTTCCACAAGAGATGAGATGTAGGACTGGCTACATGAGCTCACAGAAAAGAAACCTGGACATTGATGTGTGTTCATCAGCTGGTGTTGATTACTGCTCAAACTGTTTTTCCTCCTTCAGTTCATAAAAAACCTTTACAAGAAGTAGAGATTGCTGCCATTACACATGGTGCTCTGCAAGGGCTGGCCTACCTTCATTCCCACAATATGATCCACAGGTGAATGATTTTTATATGACATATTGGTTTATTGGTTATTAAGAAGCTTCTGTAAACactgtttccccctgctctctcacacgtctctctctctctctctctctctctctctctctctctctctctctctctctctctctctctctctctctctctctctctctctctctctctctctctcactcactcactcactcagggATGTGAAGGCAGGTAACATTCTGCTGACTGAGCCTGGGCTGGTCAAACTGGCAGACTTTGGCTCTGCCTCCATTGCCTCACCTGCCAACTCCTTTGTGGGAACGCCATATTGGTAAGTGAAAACTGAAAGAAATGaaagtattttatatattaaatgTTGAGCTGACCAAAATGTTGACATAATGAACAGTCTTTTATTGAGTGTCGGCTTAAAGAAGCATTGGCTCATGAAATGACATCCTGCTGATGTATTCAAATGCTCTGCTGCTGTGATTGTTGAGGGCAATGTATGCTCAGGATGGAGACATCATCTTCAGGTTTATATACTCTATTTACAGAATGTTATGCTTTTTTGGTGTTATTTATGCCGTAGAGAAATAACTTAGACGACTCATGAATAACATCATTATTTAATTCCAACAaagtgacaatgtgttttagtTTGCAGATTAATATTAAAACAAAGgtactgtcttctttttttccacataaagACGGAAGTGTCACTGAGTATCTTTGAAagtcttctctctctttttttaaaaggactttcactttcacttaTCTTTCTCTTCCCTTTATCCAGGATGGCCCCGGAGGTCATTCTAGCTATGGACGAGGGCCAGTATGATGGGAAGGTGGATATCTGGTCCTTAGGGATCACCTGTATAGAATTAGGTAGGTGACAGTATGTCtgtattttatcttttaaaatGGAACTGCAGTAGAAAGAATATTTTCctataaaaatgaatgtataCTTAAATACACAATATGTTATCCAGATGTAAACAAATCATGGCCTACCATTCTAAATGCAGAATTTGCTATTGATTGACAGGTCTTTGAACACAAGGACTAACACCAGTAACTACTGTACATCTACTTACGTAATGTTGTCTGACTAAGATTTGTTTGATATAAGATTTGGTTAAACCAGTAATGTTTATGAACTCCGCAGTAAAACAGTCCAATATTTTCAGTTATGATCAGTTAAAGAAAGGCAAAACATTTTCATCTGAAACTTTAGATATGTTAATAAACCGAAGAAGGAATACATACTGACTGTCATTTCTGTTCCAGCGGAGAGGAAGCCTCCCTTGTTTAACATGAATGCAATGAGTGCCTTATACCACATAGCGCAGAATGAGAGCCCCACACTGCAATCCAGTGAATGGTGAGAtgcgacccccccccccccccttcactcacacacacacacacacacacacacacacacatacatacatacatacatacatacatacatacatacatatatatatgagcATGGGCACATACATGTAAGTTGTACGTTTCTAAAATGATGAGGTTTACTTTTGTTAAAGGCGGTATGAGTGTCTGACCCTTTGTCTTGTTATCTTTGTTTCAGGACGGATTACTTTAGAAATTTTATTGATTCTTGCCTTCAGAAAATCCCCCAGGACAGACCACACTCTGACGATATGCTGGGTGTAAGTGTGCGCACACATACTGGACACTatgacacagaaacagagagcagagtcaGTGTGAATCTCTCTCTGATGTTTGGGCTCTGTTCTGATTAACTAATCCTCtatttctgcacacacacacacacacacacacacacacacacaaagaacatGTACAGACAGTACACACAGGGTTCGGTTTTGTAGAAAGAACACAgatgtaattattattaatgtgacttCTGCATCCATTGTTAAGTAACTGAGCAGCTGTCACGTAGTCCACTAATGCTAATGGAAGTTGTCCTTGGGGTATAGAAGCACTGCACACtgtctcttccttttttaaatgtcaagtTCCAAAAGTGTTAGATTGTTCTTTTAACCGCTTCTCACTGTGATCTTCTTTAATTGGACTTCTGGCCCAACTTTAACTTCTAGCAAAGTGCCTGCTAATCATTCTAAAAATCCTGTTTTTGTCAGCTCGGATTTTATTCTTATATCTTTGTTAATATTGACAACTGGCCATTATCTGCATGATCCACTCTACTACACTGTTTGCATTGATCATAGAGCCTAACAAATGTTAGCAATGTAAAATAAACCGCTATAAACACTAGGCACAATGTGAGTTGTGCTGTCTTACCTAATACAGGCCTTTCTTTCTGTTGTTTCAGTGCAAAACCATCCACCGCCTCATTAAATATAGTGCTCTGACCAGAATACTGAAACTAATAGCCAATTCAGCACTCTGAGCTAACTGGGAGGGTTCCTTCTTGGGATATTgaatattttacatttgtgCAATTTATGGCACAAAAACAACTTCACACGTTGATCTACTCCATAAACTCTCAGtcattttggtttgttttcttcACCCTTCCCTCCAGCATGCGTTTCTGCAGCGTGAACGTCCGGACTCCGTGCTGATGGATCTTATTCAGAGGACCAAGGATGCAGTGCGGGAGCTTGACAACCTGCAGTACCGGAAGATGAAGAAGATCCTCCTTCAGGAGGCCCACAACGGACCCACAGCAGAAGCCCAGGATGGAGACGAGGTGTGTGGATGTTTGTATATTAAAGGTGTAGTAAGCGATGTTAAACCACTACACTTTCTGTCAAATTCAGTGTATGTTTTCTCACGGTCacctagctctctattttctgtgtgcgcTGAAAAAGAATCCAGTGTTCCTACACAGCCCTGGCTctgtaaatggaaaacaaacagaaaggtgAGCAAGAGCCACAAAACactattccagccaatcagcaacaggCGGTGGCAGTTGCTCGCTCATGCAAGCGAGTGAAGGGGGCGGGGGGGAGGGAGGCATGTAAATGTGCCGTCTGGGGCCAGGAGTGCTCAACAAGAAGAGTTCCTTTCCGCTCTGTCTCCAGGAGCTGGAGCCGGGCGGAGGTCGGACAGGAACGGTGAACAGTGTCGGCAGTAATCAGTCCATTCCCAGCATGTCCATCAGCGCCAGCTCCCAGAGCAGCTCTGTCAACAGTCTGAACGAAGCGGCTCAGGACAGCCGCAGCGAACTGGAACTGATGGAGGGAGACCACACCGTCATGTCCAACAGCTCCGTCATACACCTCAAACCGGTGGGTAAAGTGACACCGACACACAGCTTTAGAGGAAGGATGTAGtgcattattttcattatcgattaaaGGGGTACTTCACCGATTTTACACATGTCCGTTGCTCTGGTGGGGCTTTGTATAGTCTGAGAAAATTAGTCAAGTGGTATCAATTTATAACCGAAACCCTGTATTGCAAATAGACAATGTCAAATTTTAGACATGGATATAATGTATACAATTCAGGGAATGTCTAATGAAAGATGCTATTGAGGTGTGGGAAATATAGGATCACGTGGTTTTGAAGTGTGACCAAAACCATTCTGACTCGTGCAAGTCCCAAAACTTGGCATACAAAGTTGTTTCTGATTCTCCTTTGTTCTATCTTGATCTGTTTCTCCCCTTATCCCAAACCATCCCATGCCCCCAATGCTTCCTTTTGTCTATGTTAAATACCGTAACAATATAATATGTTAATCCTGCTGCCTTATGTCTccaggaagaagaggagagtttCTCTGGGGAGCAGGCAGCCCGCAATGAACCCTCTGAGCCCCAGCCAACACCAGCTCAGCCCCCGAGGAAGCACTACCGCAACAGAGAGCACTTTGCCACCATACGCACAGCGTCACTCGTGAGAGAACACTTGTTTACTCCTTCATGCAGCTCACTTACTAATTCAATTTATTAGTGGATGTATACCAGAAAGGGCCAGCTATTTAATGCTTGATGATTGACAAAATGTCTGtgaaataatttgaaatgtTCTACATTACATACATCTACTAAGTCTTTCAACATTGCTGTTATACCTACACGTTTGAGTAAGATGTCTTTATCCCTCTGCACAAACACCAAGCCAAATTTCTAtatttcatcacatttttcaaATAATATAAATCTAAATGGACTGTGCTGATTCGCTCCTGCGTCCACATCTTGCAGGTGACCCGTGAGATGCAGGAACACGAGCAGGACTCGGAGCTGCGGGAGCAGATGTCAGGATACAAACGCATGAGACGGCAACATCAGAAGCACCTGATGGCCCTGGAGAACAAGCTGAAAGGGGAGATGGATGACCACAGGCTGAGGCTGGACAAAGAGCTGGAGAGTCAGAGGAACAacttcacccaggaaatggaGAAGCTGCTCAAAAAACACCAGGCGGCCCTGGACAAAGACGTATGCAGAAAAAGGAAAACTCCATTGGCCTACTGATACTGTGCAATTCAACTATTTATATATAGCAAGCTCTTTCTTGTCTCCTaatcaatatttgtgttttggTGTAGCTTAAGACGTTTACCAATGATGAGAAGAAGTTCCAGCAGCACATCCAGGTGCAGCAAAAGAAGGAGCTCAGCAGCTTCCTGGAGTCACAGAAGCGGGAGTATAAACTTCGCAAGGAGCAGCTCAAAGAGGTAACACACTTGAACCGCACACATCTCCACCACAACCTATGATGATTTTGTCTATGATTTACCCAAATCAACTAAACATACATAATGAAGTATACACTTGGACTCCTTTAGGTATGTGGTGTGGTATGTAAATGGAACTAGCTCTGCTATATGTACTATACATGTATATCTATATAattg
This genomic interval from Perca flavescens isolate YP-PL-M2 chromosome 13, PFLA_1.0, whole genome shotgun sequence contains the following:
- the taok1b gene encoding serine/threonine-protein kinase TAO1 isoform X2, whose protein sequence is MPSSVRAGSLKDPDVAELFFKEDPEKLFSDLREIGHGSFGAVYFARDVRTNEVVAIKKMSYNGKQSNEKWQDIIKEVKFLQRIRHPNSIEYKGCYLREHTAWLVMEYCLGSASDLLEVHKKPLQEVEIAAITHGALQGLAYLHSHNMIHRDVKAGNILLTEPGLVKLADFGSASIASPANSFVGTPYWMAPEVILAMDEGQYDGKVDIWSLGITCIELAERKPPLFNMNAMSALYHIAQNESPTLQSSEWTDYFRNFIDSCLQKIPQDRPHSDDMLGHAFLQRERPDSVLMDLIQRTKDAVRELDNLQYRKMKKILLQEAHNGPTAEAQDGDEELEPGGGRTGTVNSVGSNQSIPSMSISASSQSSSVNSLNEAAQDSRSELELMEGDHTVMSNSSVIHLKPEEEESFSGEQAARNEPSEPQPTPAQPPRKHYRNREHFATIRTASLVTREMQEHEQDSELREQMSGYKRMRRQHQKHLMALENKLKGEMDDHRLRLDKELESQRNNFTQEMEKLLKKHQAALDKDLKTFTNDEKKFQQHIQVQQKKELSSFLESQKREYKLRKEQLKEELSENQSTPKKEKQEWLSKQKENIQHFQAEEEANLLRRQRQYLELECRRFKRRILIARHNVEQDLAREELNKRQTQKDLEHAMLLRHHESMQELEFRHLGTIQRARAELIRTQHQTELTNQLEYNKRRERELRRKHVMEVRQQPKSLKSKELQIKKQFQETCKTQTRQYKALRNHLLETTPKADHKAVLKRLKEEQTRKLAILAEQYDHSINEMLSTQALRLDEAQEGECQVLRMQLQQELELLNAYQSKIKMQTDAQHDKERRELEQRVSLRRALLEQKIEEEMLALQNERLERIRSLLERQAREIEAFDSESMRLGFSNMVLTNLAADSQGGWGGGGGGGQGAQGGGHWPGGGGAHHSHHHQGGSSSQQPWGHPMLAGGPPPWSLHHPGGGNQRGSAGGAGGVRNSPQAMRRTSSGGRNEQGMSRSASITSQISNGSHLSYT
- the taok1b gene encoding serine/threonine-protein kinase TAO1 isoform X1 gives rise to the protein MPSSVRAGSLKDPDVAELFFKEDPEKLFSDLREIGHGSFGAVYFARDVRTNEVVAIKKMSYNGKQSNEKWQDIIKEVKFLQRIRHPNSIEYKGCYLREHTAWLVMEYCLGSASDLLEVHKKPLQEVEIAAITHGALQGLAYLHSHNMIHRDVKAGNILLTEPGLVKLADFGSASIASPANSFVGTPYWMAPEVILAMDEGQYDGKVDIWSLGITCIELAERKPPLFNMNAMSALYHIAQNESPTLQSSEWTDYFRNFIDSCLQKIPQDRPHSDDMLGHAFLQRERPDSVLMDLIQRTKDAVRELDNLQYRKMKKILLQEAHNGPTAEAQDGDEVCGCLYIKGVVSDVKPLHFLSNSVYVFSRSPSSLFSVCAEKESSVPTQPWLCKWKTNRKELEPGGGRTGTVNSVGSNQSIPSMSISASSQSSSVNSLNEAAQDSRSELELMEGDHTVMSNSSVIHLKPEEEESFSGEQAARNEPSEPQPTPAQPPRKHYRNREHFATIRTASLVTREMQEHEQDSELREQMSGYKRMRRQHQKHLMALENKLKGEMDDHRLRLDKELESQRNNFTQEMEKLLKKHQAALDKDLKTFTNDEKKFQQHIQVQQKKELSSFLESQKREYKLRKEQLKEELSENQSTPKKEKQEWLSKQKENIQHFQAEEEANLLRRQRQYLELECRRFKRRILIARHNVEQDLAREELNKRQTQKDLEHAMLLRHHESMQELEFRHLGTIQRARAELIRTQHQTELTNQLEYNKRRERELRRKHVMEVRQQPKSLKSKELQIKKQFQETCKTQTRQYKALRNHLLETTPKADHKAVLKRLKEEQTRKLAILAEQYDHSINEMLSTQALRLDEAQEGECQVLRMQLQQELELLNAYQSKIKMQTDAQHDKERRELEQRVSLRRALLEQKIEEEMLALQNERLERIRSLLERQAREIEAFDSESMRLGFSNMVLTNLAADSQGGWGGGGGGGQGAQGGGHWPGGGGAHHSHHHQGGSSSQQPWGHPMLAGGPPPWSLHHPGGGNQRGSAGGAGGVRNSPQAMRRTSSGGRNEQGMSRSASITSQISNGSHLSYT